GTTTTGCGTTGTTAAAGGCTAGTGCTGAGAAGCAAGGTTTCTTTTTCATGGAAGGCGTGCTTGATATCATTGCATCGGAAGGATTTGGATTCCTTCGCCCCATCAATTATTCCGCGAGTTCTGAAGATATTTACATATCTGCCTCTCAAATTAGACGTTTTGATTTAAGAACGGGCGACAAGGTTTCTGGAAAAGTGCGTCCGCCAAAAGAGAATGAGCGTTATTTCGGCTTGCTTCATGTGGAGGCTGTCAATGGTGAAAATCCTGAAGTCGCAAAAGATCGTGTTCATTTCCCTGGTTTGACACCGCTTTATCCTGATCGTCAAATTCGGATGGAGATTGGTCAAAATCCGATTTCAACGCGGATGATCGATATGATTGCACCGATTGGTTTTGGTCAACGTGGTTTGATCGTTGCGCCACCCAAAGCTGGGAAAACAATTTTATTAAAAGAAATTGCTAATGCGATCACGGAAAATAGTCCAGATGCAGAACTAATCGTCCTACTCATCGATGAACGGCCAGAAGAAGTTACAGATATTGAACGATCTGTAAAAGCGGAGGTTGTCAGCTCAACGTTCGATGAAGTGCCAGAAAATCATATTAAAGTAGCAGAACTCGTGTTAGAACGGGCGATGCGATTAGTCGAGCAAAAACGTGATGTCATTATTTTGATGGATAGCCTCACGCGTCTAGCTAGAGCTTATAATCTCGTTATTCCGCCAAGTGGTCGAACATTGTCAGGTGGTATTGACCCAGCGGCATTCCATCGACCAAAGCGCTTTTTCGGTGCAGCTCGTAATATCGAAGAAGGCGGAAGTTTGACGATTTTGGCGACTGCCCTTGTCGATACAGGTTCACGAATGGACGATGTGATTTATGAAGAATTTAAAGGCACAGGAAATATGGAGCTTCATCTTGACCGTGCGATGGCTGAGCGCCGCGTTTTCCCAGCCATTGATATTCGCCGTTCAGGAACACGTAAAGAAGAGCTATTATTACCAAAAGAAAAGTTAGAGCAGCTATGGAAAATCCGTAAAATCATGCCGATTCAAGGCGATGCACTAGACATATCCGAACGTTTCATTCGGTATTTAAAGAAGACGCCGACAAATGATGACTTTTTTGAAATAATGCAAAGCGAAATGTTTAAAAAATAAGCCTTGCTAAATTGAAAAAGCATTGGTATAATGAGTTTACTGTGTGAAATTGTGCAGAAATTACTCTGTTTCAGATGATTCAGGGCCAAGGAGTTGAAAGCAATGAAAACTGGAATTCACCCGGAATACCGTCAAGTGGTATTTCTTGATACTAGTACAGATTTCAAGTTTATTTCTGGTTCTACTAAGAGCTCGAATGAAACTATTCAATGGGAAGATGGCAACGAGTATCCTTTACTACGTGTCGAAATCAGTTCTGATTCACACCCATTCTATACTGGTAAACAAAAACATGCAACAGCCGATGGACGTGTCGATCGTTTCAACAAAAAATACGGCATCAAATAAAAAAGTCACCCTCGGGTGGCTTTTTTATTTGATGTCTTTGAGCCTATGCGAGGTAAATCGGCGGCAAGCGCTCGCAATCAAGTGGTTTTATGAACTTCCGGTTCTGCTACACAAGAGCAGTTTCGCTTAACTTCTTACATGGTCGGGGAAGCTACTCCCTCCCTGTTTTCAGTCATCACGTACGCTAGTACGCTCCGCTTCCAGCTTCCAACAAAAGCAATAAATGCAACCGCTTTCGCTCGATTTGTGTAAAGCGGAATGTACGTCTTACGCATAAAAAATAAAAGTTGGTGGCCCGTCAGATGATTTTCAGACCCTCTGTGTACAGAGTATCCAATCAAAGCGAGAGAAACATAAAGAACCCAAAACAAAATCCAAACATTTTCAATTCAATCTTCCTTGGGGTAAAATTGGAGGATAGAGAAATAAATGAGGAGGTTTTTCATATGGTAGAACATTATGATTATATAGCAATTGGTGGAGGTAGTGGCGGGATTTCTTCTGTAAATCGTGCTGCTAGTTACGGGAAAAAATGTGCGCTTGTGGAGCCAAAACAGCTTGGTGGGACGTGTGTTAACGTTGGTTGTGTACCGAAAAAAGTGATGTGGTACGGGGCTCAGATTTCTGAGGCAATGCACAAGTATGCACCTGATTATGGGTTCGATGTGAAACAGGAGAAGTTTGATTTTGCGAAATTGGTGGAAAATCGGGAGGCCTATAT
The sequence above is drawn from the Listeria weihenstephanensis genome and encodes:
- the rho gene encoding transcription termination factor Rho gives rise to the protein MADISISYLEKLTIKEIYALAKEHKIPYYSKLTKRELSFALLKASAEKQGFFFMEGVLDIIASEGFGFLRPINYSASSEDIYISASQIRRFDLRTGDKVSGKVRPPKENERYFGLLHVEAVNGENPEVAKDRVHFPGLTPLYPDRQIRMEIGQNPISTRMIDMIAPIGFGQRGLIVAPPKAGKTILLKEIANAITENSPDAELIVLLIDERPEEVTDIERSVKAEVVSSTFDEVPENHIKVAELVLERAMRLVEQKRDVIILMDSLTRLARAYNLVIPPSGRTLSGGIDPAAFHRPKRFFGAARNIEEGGSLTILATALVDTGSRMDDVIYEEFKGTGNMELHLDRAMAERRVFPAIDIRRSGTRKEELLLPKEKLEQLWKIRKIMPIQGDALDISERFIRYLKKTPTNDDFFEIMQSEMFKK
- a CDS encoding type B 50S ribosomal protein L31, with the translated sequence MKTGIHPEYRQVVFLDTSTDFKFISGSTKSSNETIQWEDGNEYPLLRVEISSDSHPFYTGKQKHATADGRVDRFNKKYGIK